The sequence TGATGTCCTCGTGAATGAGGACCGCGACGGTCTCTCAGCTCCAGTCGGAGTGGACGAAGCCCGCTTCGGGCTTGTCGCGGCGCTGGTAGGTGTGCGCGCCGAAGGCGTCACGCTGCGCCTGCGTGAGGTTCTGCGGCAGCTCCGGGCTCCGGTAGCTGTCCAGGTACGCCAGGCTCGACGTGAACACCGGCACTGGGATGCCCAGCCGCACCGCCGTTCCCACCAGGCGCCGCCATGCCGGAGCCATCTTCGTCAGCACCGGCGCAAACGCGTCCGACACCACCAGGTTCGGCAGCTCCGGCTGCTGCGTGAAGGCCTCGCGCAGCGGGCTCAGCAGCTTCGCGCGGATGATGCAGCCACCCCGCCAGATGCGCGCCATCTCCGCCAGCGACACATTCCAGCGGTACTCCTTCGACGCCGCCTGGATGAGCCGCATCCCCTGCGCGTACGTCACCACCCGCGCCGCGTACAGCGCGTCATGCGCCCAGGACACGAGGTTCGCCTTCTCCTCGTCCGTGAGCGACAGCGGCGGTGCCGGGAGCTTGGCACTGGCCGCCACGCGCTCCTCCTTCATCGCCGACAGGTTGCGCGCATCCAGCGCCGCCGCGATGGACGGCACCGGAATCCCCAGGTCCAGCGACACCTGCACCGTCCACTTGCCCGTGCCCTTCTGGCCCGCCTTGTCCAGCACCAGATCCACCAGCGGCTTGCCCGTCTCCGAGTCCTTCTTCCGCAGCACCTTGATGGTGGTCTCCAGCAGGAAGGACTCGGCGATGCCCTCGTTCCACTTCGCGAAGGTGTCCGCCAGCGCGTCCGCCGACAGCCCCAGCCCCCGGCGCAGCACGTCGTACGTCTCCGCCAGGAGCTGCATGTCCGCGTACTCGATGCCGTTGTGCACCATCTTCACGAAGTGCCCCGCGCCATCCGGGCCCACGTGCGTCACACACAGCCCCGACTCGGCCCGGGCCGCGATCGCCTCCACCACCGGGCGGATGAGCGCGTATGCCTCGGCCGGGCCCCCCGGCATCAGCGAGGGCCCGTGCCGCGCGCCCTCCTCACCGCCGGACACGCCCATGCCAATGAAGTGCAGGCCCTTCTCCCGGAACGCCTTCTCGCGGCGCTGCGTGTCGAGGAACCACGAGTTGCCGCCGTCAATCAGCACATCCCCCGGCGACAGCAGCGGCGCCAGCTGCTCCATCATCGAGTCCACCGGCGCGCCCGCCGTCACCATCAAGAGGATGCGGCGCGGACGTTCCAGCATTTGCACGAACTCTGCCAGCGAGCCCGTGCCCTTCATCTCCGGGTGCCCGTGCTTCGCGTGGATCGCGTCGATCTTCTCCGGGTGCCGGTCCCATGCCGCCACCTTGAAGCCGCGGTCCGCCACGTTGAGTGCGATGCTCGCCCCCATCACTCCCATGCCGGCCACGCCGAACTGGAATGCGCCCTGGGAATTCGCTGCTGAACTCATCGAGTCCTCCTGGAGGATCCGCCCTTGGGGCGGATCCGAGTCTGCGTCACTGTCCCGCCGCCGCCCGGTCCATGATCCACACCGCGTTCTGGATGCGCCCCGATGGCAGGTCCTCGCCCGAGAACACCCGCCGTGCGGCGTCCCGCTTGCCCTCGCCCGCCACCGCGAACAGTACATGGCGGGCCGCGTTCAACACCGGCAGCGTCAGCGTCAGCCGCCAGGGCGGAGGCTTGGGCCCCACCACCGCCAGCACCTTGCGCTCCTTCTCCTCCACCGAAGCCAACCCGGGAAACAACGAGGCCGTGTGCCCATCCTCGCCCATGCCCAGCAGCACCACGTCGAGCACGGGTGGCAGTAGCGCCTCGTAGTCCCTCGCGGCCGCGTCCCGGTCCTCGCGCTCGCCCTCCATGCGGCGGACCTGCTGCAGCGAGATGCCCCCGGGCCGGAAGAGCGTCTCCTCCGCGAGGAAGTAGTTGCTCTCCGGGTTGTCCGGCGGCACGCACCGCTCGTCCGCGAAGTAGAAGTCCACCCGCTCCCACGGCAGCTTCATGCCCGCCAGGATGCGGTAGATGGGCCCCACCGTCTTCCCGCCCGAGAGCGCGAAGCTGCACCGCCCCCCGCCCGCAAGCGTCCGCTGAAGCACCTCCGCGAGCCACTCGGCCGTCCGTGGCGCCAGCTCCGAGGACTCCACAACCCTCTTCTGCGTGGGGCTCACTTGATCACCGTCCAGCGCCGGCCGTCCTTCGCGAGCAGCTGTGCCGCCGCGTCCGGCCCCGTGCTCCCCGGTGCGTACTCGTGAATCGGGCCGCCCTGGCCAGACTCCAGCGCCCGGAGGATGGGAGTGACGTAGGCCCACGCCTGTTCCACGCTGTCCTTGCGCGCGAACAGCGTGGCGTTGCCGCGCATGCAGTCCAGCAGCAGGCGCTCGTAGGCCTCGGGCACGGGCTTGGCGAAGGACTCCGCGTAGCCGAAGTCCATGGTGACGCCAGCAATGCTCACGTCCTCGCCCGGCACCTTGGACTCGAACGAGAGGGCGATGCCCTCCTGGGGCTGGATGCGCAGCCGCAGCACGTTGGGCTGCAGCCGCTGGCACGCCTCGCCCGTGCTGAACAGGCTGATGGGCACCGCCTTGAAGTGGATGGACACCTCCGTGAGCCGCTTCGCCAGCTTCTTGCCCGCGCGCAGGTAGAAGGGCACGCCCTGCCAGCGCCAGTTGTCCACGTTCATCTTCATGGCCACGTAGGTGGGCGTGCGCGAGTCCTTCGCCACGCCCTGCTCCTCGCGGTAGCCCTTGTACTGGCCGGCCACCACGTGCGAGGCCACCTCCTCGCCCTCCACCGAGCGCAGCGCCCGGAACACCTTGTTCTTCTCGTCGCGGATGTCCTCCGCCCCGAACGAGGTGGGCGGCTCCATCGCGCACAGCGCCAGCACCTGCAGCAGGTGGTTCTGCACCATGTCGCGGATGACGCCCGTCTCGTCATAGAAGTGCCCGCGCCCGCCCTCCATCCCCAGCGCCTCCGTGGCGGTAATCTCCACGTGGTCGACGTAGTTGCGGTTCCACAGCGGCTCGAAGATGAGGTTGGCGAAGCGGAACACCAGGATGTTCTGCACCGTCTCCTTGCCCAGGTAGTGGTCGATGCGGAAGATCTGCCGCTCGTCCAGCACGGAGGCCAGGTTGCGGTTCAGCTCCTTCGCCGTCTCCAGGTCGCGGCCGAAGGGCTTCTCGATGACGAGCCGCCGCCAGGGGCGCTGGCCGGGCTGCTCCTCGCGCGGCAGCAGGCCGGCTCCGGCCAGGCCCTTGAGCAGGGGGGGGAAGGTGGAGGCGGGGGTGGCCAGGTAGTAGAGCTGGTTGCCCTGGGTGTTGTAGCGCTTGCCCACGGTGTCCAGGCGCTCGCGCAGCCGCTGGAAGGCGGCGGGGTCGTCATAGTTGCCGGAGATGCACTCCATCCGCGAGGCGAAGCGCTCCCAGGTGGGCTCGTCCAGGGGCTGGGTGCGAGCGAACTTCTGGAGGCCCTCCTTCACCTGGGCGCGGAAGGCGTTGTCGTCCTGCGCCGAGCGGCTGAAGGCCACCAGGGCGAACTCCTCCGGAAGGAGCCCGGAGCGGGCCAACTCGAAGAGGGCGGGGAAGAGCTTGCGCTGGGCCAGGTCTCCCGTGGCTCCGAAGAGGACGAGGATACACGGGTCCGGGCGATCCGCGCGGACGATGGGTTCGCCCTCGCGAGGGGTGGTCTGGATGTGCAGACCCTGGGCATCCATGCGGGCTTCCTCCGGGACTGAAGCGGTGGATGGGGGCACACCTTAAGAGGCTTTGCCCCCGGATGCTGGAGAAAGCGCGCGCAGTGTCCTTACCCGAGCAACTGCTTCCAGTTCTGTGCGCGAGCCCAGTCCTCGAAGGAGCGCCAGCCCACCTCGGGGTAGTCCTTGCGGAGGGCGGCGATGTCAGCGCTGTAACCCTTCGTGTCGAACCACTCGAACATGATGCCCATGTCCTCGTTCTGGGCACGCATCTGCGCCACGGGGACTTCCACGTACTTGAACGGCTTGCCGGAGGCGCGCGAGAAGAGCTCCGCCACCTGCTCACCGGACAGCTCGTTGGAGGCCAGGTTGATGCGCTTGCCGAGGAAGTGCTCGCGCCGGTCGATGACGAGCGCGCCGAAGTTGCCGATCTCCTCCACGCTGATGTGCTGCAGGACGCGCTTGCCGGGCATGGCGAGGGCGACGACGCCCTGCTTGAGGCCCCCGCCGAACCAGGAGCTCACGAGGTTCTCGGCGAAGAACACAGGGGCGATGATGGTGTAGGGGAGGCCGGACTTGACGAGGTACTCCTCGACGCGGGCCTTGCTGTCGAAGTGAGGGATGCCCGTCTCTTTGTCGGCGTCGGAGACGGAGGTGTAGACGACGTGCTTGACGCCGGCGGCCTTGGCGGCGTCCACGGCGGTGATGCCCTGGCGCGTCTCGGTGTCCATGCCGGCCTCGAAGGGCGTGCTCATGATGAAGACGGCATCCACACCCGTCATGGCGCGCACGAGCGCATCGCTGTCATCGAAGCTGCCCACGGCCAGCTCGGCGCCGAGCTGCTTGAGCGCGAGCGCCCCGGCGGAGTCCGGCTTGCGCGTGAGAGCGCGGACCTTGTGACCCTTCTTGAGGAGTGCGCGAGCGACCGCGCCACCCTGCTGGCCCGTGGCACCGGTGACAAGAACGGAGAGAGGCTTCGACATGGGGTTCCTCCTGGTTTCGAGTAGACGAAAGCCTCCTAAAGCAACCGGGATGCCATCGCCAAGTCCTTGATTCGCCGTGTGACGGCGGGGCAACAGCTCTCAATTTGAGAGGACGAGACCTCAAGGCGAGGAGGGTCTGGCGGATGTGCTGCTGGGGTCGAGCTAAGCAGGTTCTGCTTGGATTGCAGATCCCTGCTCACCTCATGCCGTGCCAGAGTGCCGCCATGCCCTCCTCCAAAGACCCTGTCTGCTCACGCTGGCATTTGCTGGGAGTCTCGACCGTGCTCGCCCTCACGGCGGCGGGCTGCGATCCCGTCGCTGCCAGCGCTCCCGCTGCGCCGCAGGCGCCTCTCACCCAGGCGGCCCAGAGGCTGAACTGCGAGGGCAGCGAGGTGAGCGGCTCATGCGAGTTCTACCAGGTGGCCGAGGCCGAGGCCGACACCTACGTCAAGATCGGGTCCCAGCGTGAGCAGGACAAAAACTATGGCCACGAGGCCAGCTTCGCCGTCAGCGGCTGGTACTATACGTACGGCTACCTCCGCTTCAACCTGGGCAACCTCCCCGCTGGCGTGCAGGTCCACTCAGTGAAGCTCTCGGCCACGGCCTTCAAGGGGTACTCCCAGAACGGTGATGGCAACGTCTACGCGTACCTGGTCCCGAACAACTCGTGGAATGAGTACTACCTGACCTGGAACTACCGGCCGTGGGAAGTCGGAGATCCGCTGGGCTCATGGTTCCTGTGGTACCCCGTCGGCGACAGGACCGAGGACAAGGTCGGCGTGAACGCGGATCCGAGCCTCATCCCGGTCGTCCAGAACGCCGCGAATGCCACGGATCGGCGGATCTCGTTCCTGCTCCGGATCAATGGCGCGTACAACACGACCTACTACTCGCGCGAGGAGGCGGTCGCCTCGAGGCGCCCCAAGCTCCAGGTCGGCTACGTCTGGCCGGCCCTCACGTCCGAGGACGCCTGGGCGAGCGCGAGCCCCGCGCCTCTCGCCCTCACGAAGCAGTCCGCGACGCTGCTGGCGGATGGCCGGGTGCTGGTGGCGGGAGGAGCCGACTCCGTGGGGTGGACGGCCAGTGCGGCGGTCTACTCGCCCGCCACGCGCACCTGGGCGTCCACGGCCTCCATGTTCGTGAAGCGCTATGGACACGGCGCCACGCTCCTGAGCTCCGGCGAGGTGCTCGTCACGGGCGGGGAGATCAGCAACGTTCCCACTGCGACCACCGAGCGCTACAGCGCCACCACCGGCACCTGGAGCGCCGCTGCCGCGATGTCGCAGCCCCGCTTCCGCCACACCGTGACGGTGCTGAACGATGGGCGGCTGCTGGTGGCCGGTGGCTTCGATGGAACCACTGGGATTGCGACCACGGAGTTCTACGCGCCGAGCTCTGGCACCTGGACGCCGGGGCCCTCCATGTCCACGCGCCGCTTCGGGCACACCGCGACCCTGCTGCCCGATGGGCGAGTGCTGGTGGCGGGCGGACACACCGGTGGGCAGGCGCTCGCCACCGCCGAGCTCTATGATCCGGCCACCAACACCTGGTCGGCCACCGGCACAATGAGCTCCAGCCACCACGGGCACGCAGCGGCTTTGCTTCCGGACGGCCGGGTTCTCGTGGCGAGCGGACTGACGCCCGGAGGACTCCCCACGCCGATCTCCGAGCTGTACAATCCCGCCACCGGGACGTGGGCGGCCACGGGCTCACTGACCACGGCGCGCAGCGAGTTCACCCTCGCAATGCTGCCCTCGGGCCGGGTGCTGGTGCTGGGCGGCATCAGCGGCTCGGGAGCAGTCACCTCCACGGTTGAGAGCTACGATGTCACCACGGGCACCTGGACGCAGGCCCCCGTGATGGGCACCGCGCGCCGCAACCTCTCGGCCACGGTGCTGCCCGAGGGGCGCATCCTTGTCGTCGGGGGGCAGCAGGATGGCACCACCGTGCCGCTCTCCTCCGCCGAGCTCTTCACGCCAGCAGGGGGACCCTGACCGATCACCCCCGAGGTCAAGGCGGTAGACTGCGCATCCATGGAGCCATCGAAGTCAGGCGGGTTGAGCTCGATACGCACCGTGTTGCGGATCGGTGCGGGGATCGTCGTGGGTGGGGGTCTGCTCGTGGGAGTGGTGTTCTGGGCCGTCTACGGGTGGGTTCGGGACTCGGCGCCCAGCCAGGCGGCGCAGGTGTTCCTCTCCGAGCACCCCATAGTCCAGGCCGATCTCGGGGAGCACATCCGGCTGAGTGGAATGCTGCAGGGGAAGTTCTCCGACCAGAGGCAGACCGGCTCCGCCAGGTTCACCTTGCCGCTGAGCGGGAGCCTGGGAAAGGGCATGGCCGAGGTTCAGCTGGCGAAGGATGGAGGCCTGTGGCGGGTGACGTCCGGCTTCTATCAAGGACGGGATGGAGTGCGTCGGGAACTGGTCGCGCAGGAGGAGGAAGGGGACGACAGCCGGAAGCAGCTGGTGCATGCCCACAGGCTCTACAAGTCGGGCAAGAGCCAGGAGGCGATCGCGGAGTTGAACGCGCTGCTGGAGCGATTCCCGGACGACGCGGAGGCCCTGTATTGGAGGGCGCAGATCCGGGCGAGGCTTGGAGAGAACGACGCGGCGCGCGAGGACATCCTCCGAGCGGTGGCTTTGAAGGTGGACTTGAGAGAGGCCTACCAGCTCCACGACTCCCTGCTGGCGCGAGAGCACCGGTGGGAGGAGATCATCCACGCCTGGACCGAGTACCTGGAGCGCCACCCGGAAGATGACGTGGCGCTGCTGGAGCGCGCAGGAACCTGGCACCACCAGGGCGACGAGGCGCGGGCCCTGGAGGATCTGAAGCGCTCGTGCGAGCTGGACAATGCCCAGGCCTGCGCGCTGCACAGGCGACAGACAGGGCAGTGAGCGAGGGGCTCGCTCACCTATTTCGCAGGACGGGCAAGCCCCTGCCCTCCCCGTTGATCCCCAGAAGGCTTGGAGATGCTGCATGCACTCGAAAGTGGCTCACCCTCGAACTCGTTTCTCGTCAGTCGCTGCTCTCTTCGCCACGGTCCTCGCCCTCTCTGTCGGCAGACCCACCGCCCACGCGGGGACGGAGCTCCAAGCACCGACGCAAGGCCTCGTCGGCCTGCTCGAACTGCCTGAGATCCTGGGAACCAGCGACCCGGCCGGACCTCCTGGGCAGGTGCAGGCCCAGGGCTCCGGCCGCGTTTCCGTGTTGGCCCGGCCCGATGCGAAGTCGCCCGTCGTGGCGCTGCTCGACGTGACGGGAATTACGGACCCGGCCGGGAAGCGGCTGTGCTCCTGGCGTTCAGAGACACCCAGCGCCACGCTCTGTGCCACCCTCGAACATGACTATGAAGCGGTGTCCCTGCTTGTGTATCGGACAAGCGGGGAGGGCTGGTTCGAGATCGCGCTCGACGGCCAAGGCAAGGCTCGCGGCTGGGTGAAGAGCTCGCCCCGAGCCACCTTCCGCCCCCTCGCTGTGCTCTTTCGCGATCGTCTGACGTACTTGACTCCAAGCTGGGACAGGACGCTGGCGCCGAAGCCCGGCGGAGCGGCCGCGCCGGGAGCCCCTCGGCCGGCCTTGAAACAGCCGGAGCCGGCCGTTCGGGTCAAATCGACGGCCACCGTCCGAGGCAAGCTCTGGCTCGAGGTGGACATCCTGGATGGCGTGTGCGGACAGAGTGATTCACCGAAGGTGCTCTCCTCCGGTTGGGTGCCGGCGCACTCGCAGGCGGACGGGAGGCTCGTCGTCTGGTTCTACTCCCGGGGCTGCTGAGCGGCCGTGACAACCGCTGCAGCGCCAATGCCGGTAGGATGCGCGCTTCCTCCCCAGGTGCAGTCATGGCTGCAGTGATTCTCGAAGCCCGCTGTGTCGCCCCCTTCGTCGTCCGGCTCCGCTTCAGCGATGGGCAAGAGGGCGAGGCGAACCTCAAGCCCTGCCTCTTCGATTGGGAAGCGGCGCGCGTGCCTGAGCTCTCCTCCGAGACGCGCGACTGGCTGCGCTCGCCGGAGAACTTTCAGACCGTCCGCGTGGACCCTGCGACGGGCACGCTCGCCTGGGGCGACAGGCGGCCGTTCAGTGCGTACCTGCTGTACTGGCGCGTGGAGAGGCATCGGGTGACGGCAGTCATCCGCTCGAAGGATGGGGCCGTCCTCTCCACCCAGGCGCTCGGCGGGAGGCACGAGGCCTGGACGAAGGGGCTCACCCTCGGGCGAGCCGAAACCAACATCGTCGTCGTGGATCAGGAAGGTGTGGCGCCGCACCACGCTCGGGTGACTATCGGCGGCGGTCATCACCCTCGCTATTTCATCGAGGTGGTGGAGGGAGAGACGGCCGCCGGAGGGACCCGTTCGTTCACGCCCGGCGAGCGCTGGAGTGTCCCCGCGCGGCAGCCGCTCCGGCTGGAGATGGGCGCCTGCACCGTGGAGATCGAGTGAGCACGGCTAGGTGACGAGGCGCCCCGCGCGAGCGAGCCGGAGCAAGCCAGCGCGGGCCTCGGACCACTGCCGCGTCAGCGCCTCAGACGGCTCGCCGAGCCTGCTCGTCGCGTCGAGCAGCGGGAACGTCGAGGCCATCGCGCGTGGGCTGGGCGAGCGATCGGCCGTCGGGAGAATGGTGGTTTTCCCGGCATGGACCTGTCGCTCGACGCGCACGACGCCGTCGGGCCAGCGCTCGACGAGGGCATTGACGACGGTGGAGACGGCGGCCTCCGGCAGTGGCTGCCCGGTCGCCTCGGCCCACCGCACCAGGACTGCGAGCCCACGCAGCACATCGTAGAAGTAGAAGCGCGGGAACGTGAGCGCGCGCCAGGCCACCGCCGCGTCGCGCTCCTCTGCGTTGTGCACGGACCGCGAGCCGTGGATGAGGGCACGATCGATCATGAAGCCCCCAGCGCGAGCGACAAAGGCGCGCTGCTCGCTCGCCCCGGCTCCGCCGAGCAGCATGGCCTCGAGCGGCGCGACAGTCCCGACCATCGAGCTCGGGCACTCGCCGGTCTGGAGGTACGCGGTGTTGTCGCAGTTGAGGCCGCCATCGGCCATCTGGTACCGCACGAACCAGGGCTTGACCCAGGGCAGCGCGCTTTCGACGTCGATGCCGCACGCGGCCAGCACTGGGTACATCGTTCCGAGGGCGCAATGACAGGCGCTGTCGCGCTGCAGGTCGGCGCCCGGAGCATCGCTCGGGTGGATCGGGAAGAGGTGCAAGAGCCGATTGATCCTCGTGGCCATTGCCGCGGAGGTCCGCGCCGGGATCTGGCGTGCTTCGCCGAGCTCGTGGAGCAGCAGCATGTGCCACCACGGGGAGTTCCACTTGGGCCAGTACGGATCGAGCTCGATGCCGCGTAGCGCGGCGTCCGAGCCGAGGTAGGCGACGGAATCGGCGATCCCATGCTCGACTTCAGCGCTCCGGAGCGGGGTGGAGCTGGGAACGGCGGCAAGGTTCTCAAGATTGATCATCATCGGCGGCTCTGGCTCAAGAAGCCTCTTAATGGGGGAGCCACCCCCGGGCGAGTGCTATTTCAGCCGGAGGCGCTCACGCGCCTCGTGCCACGCCGGGGGAATGGACCCACGCCCCGTGTGCAGCACGACGATGCCGCCCACGATGGCGCACGTGGTGTCACGATCCCCGAGCCCAGAGACCGTGGCCCACAGTGCCTCCGCGTAGTCGTCCAGGTGGCGTGCCGCGCACCACACGCAGAAGGGCACCGTATCCTCGGAGATGACCCGCGACCCGCTGCCCAGCTCCTTCGCCGCGACTGCCGGCGATGCCTCGAGCGGCAGCGCTCGTGCTTTCTCCAGCCCTCTGCGCGTGGCTCCCGGTGGGGTGTGCTCCAGCACCGCGTCGAAGAGCTGACGCGCCGAGGGGTTCCTCTCCCGCTCCTGCCAGGCCCAGGCGGCCGCCACAGCGACGGCGATGGCCCCCGCCTGCCCCTCTGGATGGAAGTGCGTCACCTCCGCGGAGGCTCGGGCCTCGGACACCGCCCGGGCCAGATCGTCCGCGAAGTAGGCCCCCAGCGGCGCCACGCGCATGGCACCGCCGTTCCCCATGGAGCCCGTCCCCCCGAAGACTCGCGAGGAGACTCTGCGCCACGGCTCGCCCTCGTGGATCGCCTGGAGGATCTCGTGCGCCGTGCCCCCATAGCCTCGGTAGGGATTCTCGCGGTAGCGGGCGCCGAAGACCCTCGCGAGCTGATCCGGGTCTACCCGCCCATGCTCCTCCAGCACCTGGACGAGACCCAATGCCATCTCCGTGTCGTCTGTGTAGCCCCACGGTGGCTTGGGCAGGGCCCGCTGCTCGAGCATTGGCACCAGGGTCGACGGAGGCAGGAAGAACCGCTCGCCGAACGCATCCCCTACGGACAATCCCTCCAGCGAGAGCAGGGCGCGCTCCATTCGTACAGCATGGTCGGCAGGTTTCGAGATCGTCATGCCGCATGGTCCAACGGCGGGTGGCTAAGTGTCAATAAAACACTAACTAAAGGTGAAGGCGTCTTCCTCGGTCTGGCGGTGGACCCGCCTCACAAGGTAGGGTTGCATCCTCCCTACCTGCAAGGACACCCCATGCACGACGACCTGCCGCCCCTCGGCGCGACCGTGGGCCCATGGCTCATCCTCAACCGCGTCGACTCGGGCTCTTATGGGGTGGTGTTCCATGCACGGCGCACCCACGCTCCCGAGTCGCCGCCCGTGGCGCTGAAGGTCGCCAAGCAACCTGAAGATCCTCGCTTCGAGCGGGAGACCGAGGTGCTTCAGCGCAGCCACCACCCGTCCATTCCGCGCTTCGAGGGCATGGGGCTGTGGATGGGACCGTCAGGCTGCGGCTACCCCTACCTGGCCATGGAGTCCGTGGAGGGCGTCACCCTCTATCGCTGGTTCCAGGAGCAACCGCGCTCCAGTCTGGACGTGCTGCGGGTGGTGGTGCAGTTGGCGGGGGCCCTGGCGTCCGCGCACGGCCGAGGCATCCTCCACCGTGACGTGAAGGGCGACAACATCCGCGTTACTCCTGCGGGCCGGGCGGTGCTCCTGGACTGGGGGAGCTGCTGGCTGCCCACGGCCCGGCCTCTGACGGACACGCCGGTGCCTCCGGGGACCAGCGCCTACCGCCCACCCGAGCAGCGCGGGTTCATGTACGCCTTCCACAAGGACATGGAGGCGCGGTGGGCGTCCCGGCCTGCGGATGATCTGTACGCCCTCGGAGTCACCCTCTACCGGCTTGTCACGGGGACGTACTTGCCTCCCTGTACGGATGGGATGGGCTTGGTGGAGGTGGAGGTGCCCAAGCCCTCGGAGAGGGTGACGGTGAGCCCCGAGCTCGAGGCGCTCATCCTGCGGCTGCTCTCGGATGACCGGCAGGCTCGGGGCACGGCGGAGCAGCTCGTGCGCGAGGCGCTGGAGTGGGTGCAGGCGGCCGGAACGGATGCGCGAGAGCCCATCCTTCCCAAGCACAGCGCGCCCTGTACCGAGGAGGGGCAGGTCTCTTCAGATGGCTCATGCGACGAAGAGATTCTCTCGGATACCGAACCCACCCCCCCGTGTAGAGCGCGCCAGCGGTTCCCCACCTTCCCTGTATTGGGGGCCGCGTTCATGTTGGGGGCTCTCGTCATGGCACTGCTGCCAATGAGAAGGCAGCCCGTGACAGAGGAGCCGTCCGCGCCATGGATGGCCACGCCGCAGGAGGTGGAGCAGTTCACCCCAGACGGGGGTGTCGGCGAGGAGGCCTTGTCGAGCGTTCAAAATGTGCCTCGTGCAGCCGTTCCCACCAGTTTTCTCGGCTTGCGGATGCAGAAGGAGCCGCTGCCCGGGCAGAAAAAGCCGCCGTGCGAACCGGAGATTCAGACGGTCATCAACGGCGGATGTTGGGTAGGTCCACTTGGCAGGAGAAAGCCACCGTGTGGCTCCGAGGCGTTTGACTACGACGATGGCTGTTACATGCCCGTGTTCCCCGCGCCCCGCCAGCCCACCTCGGAGCCGCCGTGACGCTCATTCATCCAATGCCTCGAGCTCGGAGGTCGCCCACATTTGCCAGGCGGCTCCAGGTTTCACGCGAAAATGCAGAAAGTGTCTCCGGGCGTTGTTAGATGCTCCGCCCGCTGCGACTCACCGGCAGCCGGCTTGAATGAGGGGATGACCGTGACGGAGAACACCACCCAGCGCATCTCGGATGCGGCGCTGGCGCACCTGGGGTTGCGGCTGGTGCTGGGCATCAATATCGCCGTCCATGGACTCGTACGGGTGCCCGCGCCGGTCGCCTTCGCCGAGGGGATGGTCAAGGGCTTCGCGGAGACGCCGCTGCCCGCGCCGCTCGTGCTCGCCTTCGGTGTCACGCTGCCCTTCATCGAGCTCGCCGTGGGGGTGGCTGTGCTGCTCGGATTGCGCCTGCGCTGGGCGCTGTTCGGCGGGCTGCTCGTCATGGCC comes from Hyalangium minutum and encodes:
- the gndA gene encoding NADP-dependent phosphogluconate dehydrogenase; the protein is MSSAANSQGAFQFGVAGMGVMGASIALNVADRGFKVAAWDRHPEKIDAIHAKHGHPEMKGTGSLAEFVQMLERPRRILLMVTAGAPVDSMMEQLAPLLSPGDVLIDGGNSWFLDTQRREKAFREKGLHFIGMGVSGGEEGARHGPSLMPGGPAEAYALIRPVVEAIAARAESGLCVTHVGPDGAGHFVKMVHNGIEYADMQLLAETYDVLRRGLGLSADALADTFAKWNEGIAESFLLETTIKVLRKKDSETGKPLVDLVLDKAGQKGTGKWTVQVSLDLGIPVPSIAAALDARNLSAMKEERVAASAKLPAPPLSLTDEEKANLVSWAHDALYAARVVTYAQGMRLIQAASKEYRWNVSLAEMARIWRGGCIIRAKLLSPLREAFTQQPELPNLVVSDAFAPVLTKMAPAWRRLVGTAVRLGIPVPVFTSSLAYLDSYRSPELPQNLTQAQRDAFGAHTYQRRDKPEAGFVHSDWS
- the pgl gene encoding 6-phosphogluconolactonase, whose product is MSPTQKRVVESSELAPRTAEWLAEVLQRTLAGGGRCSFALSGGKTVGPIYRILAGMKLPWERVDFYFADERCVPPDNPESNYFLAEETLFRPGGISLQQVRRMEGEREDRDAAARDYEALLPPVLDVVLLGMGEDGHTASLFPGLASVEEKERKVLAVVGPKPPPWRLTLTLPVLNAARHVLFAVAGEGKRDAARRVFSGEDLPSGRIQNAVWIMDRAAAGQ
- the zwf gene encoding glucose-6-phosphate dehydrogenase; amino-acid sequence: MDAQGLHIQTTPREGEPIVRADRPDPCILVLFGATGDLAQRKLFPALFELARSGLLPEEFALVAFSRSAQDDNAFRAQVKEGLQKFARTQPLDEPTWERFASRMECISGNYDDPAAFQRLRERLDTVGKRYNTQGNQLYYLATPASTFPPLLKGLAGAGLLPREEQPGQRPWRRLVIEKPFGRDLETAKELNRNLASVLDERQIFRIDHYLGKETVQNILVFRFANLIFEPLWNRNYVDHVEITATEALGMEGGRGHFYDETGVIRDMVQNHLLQVLALCAMEPPTSFGAEDIRDEKNKVFRALRSVEGEEVASHVVAGQYKGYREEQGVAKDSRTPTYVAMKMNVDNWRWQGVPFYLRAGKKLAKRLTEVSIHFKAVPISLFSTGEACQRLQPNVLRLRIQPQEGIALSFESKVPGEDVSIAGVTMDFGYAESFAKPVPEAYERLLLDCMRGNATLFARKDSVEQAWAYVTPILRALESGQGGPIHEYAPGSTGPDAAAQLLAKDGRRWTVIK
- a CDS encoding NmrA/HSCARG family protein, translating into MSKPLSVLVTGATGQQGGAVARALLKKGHKVRALTRKPDSAGALALKQLGAELAVGSFDDSDALVRAMTGVDAVFIMSTPFEAGMDTETRQGITAVDAAKAAGVKHVVYTSVSDADKETGIPHFDSKARVEEYLVKSGLPYTIIAPVFFAENLVSSWFGGGLKQGVVALAMPGKRVLQHISVEEIGNFGALVIDRREHFLGKRINLASNELSGEQVAELFSRASGKPFKYVEVPVAQMRAQNEDMGIMFEWFDTKGYSADIAALRKDYPEVGWRSFEDWARAQNWKQLLG
- a CDS encoding kelch repeat-containing protein, translated to MLALTAAGCDPVAASAPAAPQAPLTQAAQRLNCEGSEVSGSCEFYQVAEAEADTYVKIGSQREQDKNYGHEASFAVSGWYYTYGYLRFNLGNLPAGVQVHSVKLSATAFKGYSQNGDGNVYAYLVPNNSWNEYYLTWNYRPWEVGDPLGSWFLWYPVGDRTEDKVGVNADPSLIPVVQNAANATDRRISFLLRINGAYNTTYYSREEAVASRRPKLQVGYVWPALTSEDAWASASPAPLALTKQSATLLADGRVLVAGGADSVGWTASAAVYSPATRTWASTASMFVKRYGHGATLLSSGEVLVTGGEISNVPTATTERYSATTGTWSAAAAMSQPRFRHTVTVLNDGRLLVAGGFDGTTGIATTEFYAPSSGTWTPGPSMSTRRFGHTATLLPDGRVLVAGGHTGGQALATAELYDPATNTWSATGTMSSSHHGHAAALLPDGRVLVASGLTPGGLPTPISELYNPATGTWAATGSLTTARSEFTLAMLPSGRVLVLGGISGSGAVTSTVESYDVTTGTWTQAPVMGTARRNLSATVLPEGRILVVGGQQDGTTVPLSSAELFTPAGGP
- a CDS encoding tetratricopeptide repeat protein; the protein is MLRIGAGIVVGGGLLVGVVFWAVYGWVRDSAPSQAAQVFLSEHPIVQADLGEHIRLSGMLQGKFSDQRQTGSARFTLPLSGSLGKGMAEVQLAKDGGLWRVTSGFYQGRDGVRRELVAQEEEGDDSRKQLVHAHRLYKSGKSQEAIAELNALLERFPDDAEALYWRAQIRARLGENDAAREDILRAVALKVDLREAYQLHDSLLAREHRWEEIIHAWTEYLERHPEDDVALLERAGTWHHQGDEARALEDLKRSCELDNAQACALHRRQTGQ
- a CDS encoding FHA domain-containing protein, giving the protein MAAVILEARCVAPFVVRLRFSDGQEGEANLKPCLFDWEAARVPELSSETRDWLRSPENFQTVRVDPATGTLAWGDRRPFSAYLLYWRVERHRVTAVIRSKDGAVLSTQALGGRHEAWTKGLTLGRAETNIVVVDQEGVAPHHARVTIGGGHHPRYFIEVVEGETAAGGTRSFTPGERWSVPARQPLRLEMGACTVEIE